ATGAGCGCACCGGCACTCTCAAGTCCGGCCGCAAGGTCGTCCTGCTGGACCGGGAACGCGCCGAGGCGCTCCGCGCGCGGTTGGCCGATGCGACCTTCACCGTCGTCAGCCTGCAGGAGAAGCGGTCGAAGCGGAGTCCGTATCCTCCGTTCACGACGGCGACCCTCCAGCAGGAGGCCAACCGCAAGCTGAACCTCGGGGCCCGGGAGACGATGCGGATCGCCCAGGCGCTCTACGAGGCCGGCCGCATCACCTACATGAGGACCGATTCCGTTACGCTCTCCGAAGCGGCGATCACGGCGATTCGCAGCCGCGTCGCGACCCGGTATGGGAAGGAGTATCTGAGCCCGGCCCCACGGCGCTACAAGACGAAGTCCCGCTCGGCCCAGGAGGCCCACGAGGCGATTCGCCCGGCCGGCACCGACATGCAGACCGCCGATGAACTCGGACTCACCGGCCGGCAGAAGGCGCTCTACGAACTGATCTGGAGACGCGCGGTCGCGACGCAGATGGCGGATGCCCGGCTGCGGCATCTGAAGGTGCACGTGGATGCGGAGGAGGCGCGCTTCCGCGCCGCGGGGAAAGTGATCGAGTTCCCCGGCTTCTTCCGCGCCTACGTCGAAGGCTCGGACGATCCGGACGCGGCGCTGGAGAACCAGGAAACGGTCCTCCCCGACATGCGGGAAGGTCAGACGCTCGCGAACCGCAAGCTGGAGAGTCGGAAGCACGAGACGAAGCCGCCCCCCCGCTTCACGGATGCGGCGCTCGTGAAGGAACTGGAGGCGGACGGAATCGGGCGTCCCTCCACGTACGCCGCCATCATCTCGACCGTCGTCGATCGAGGGTACGCGGTGCGACAGAACAAGCAACTCGTCCCCACCTTCATCGCCTTCGCGGTGACCGGTCTCCTGGAGGATCATTTTCCGAACCTCGTCGACACCGGGTTCACGTCCGAGATGGAGGAGGCGCTGGACGAAATCGCTCGAGGCAACGTGGACTGGCGCGCCTACCTTGGGGACTTCTACAGCGGGGGAGAGGGTCTCGAGGCGCGACTTGTCGAGCGCGAAGCGGCCATCGACCCGCGCGAGGCCTCGACCGTGCGGCTCCAGGACCTCACTCCCCGCGTGCGGATCGGCCGCTACGGGCCCTTCCTCGAACTCGAGAAGAACGGCGACCGGCTCACCGCGTCCCTCCCCGACGACGTTGCCCCGGCCGACCTCAGCGAGGAACAGGCGATCGATCTCCTCCGGAAGCGGGCGGAGGGTCCGGATCGTCTCGGGGAGGACCCCGATTCCGGAGAGACCATCTACCTCATGGAGGGGCGCTTCGGCCCCTACGTGCAGCGCGGCCAGAGGGAGGACGGGAAGAAGCCGAAACGCGCCTCCCTCCCGAAGAACGTTCGGCCCGAGGACGTATCGCTGGCGACGGCGCTCAAACTGCTCGCCATGCCGGCCCCGCTAGGTTCGCACCCGGAAAGCGGGGACCCGGTGAAGGTGGGGATCGGGCGCTACGGCCCGTACGTCGTCCACCAGTCGGACTACCGTTCACTGACGGAGAACGACGATCCGCTCGAGATGACGTTTGAGCGCGCCATGGAACTGCTCTCCGCGCCCAAGACGCGGGGCCGCCGGGCGAGCGCCACACCGCTGCGGGAAGTCGGCGCGCACCCGGATGACGGTGAGTCGATCGCCATCTTCAAGGGTCGCTACGGTCCCTATGTGAAACACGGCAAGACGAACGCTTCGCTGCCCAAAGGGACCGAGCCCGATGAGGTCACGCTGGACGTGGCGCTGGATCTGCTGAGGAAGCGGAAGGAGCGCGAAGCGACCAGAAAGGCGGGGGGGCGGCGCGGCGGCCCCCGCAAGAAGTCGTCGAGAAAATGACCCCGACGTCGGCGCCCGCCGGTGCGCGAGCGCGAGCCCGGCGCGCATGGGTCGACGACTTCCTTCGCTACGCCCGTGCCGAGCGCCGACTGTCCCCCGGCACCGTGTCCGCATACCGTCGCGACCTCGGCCAGTTCGAGGCCTTCGTGAGCGCGTACGAGGGGACGCACGACTGGGGCTGGGCGGACGTCCATCGGGTGTCCATCCGTTCGTTCATGGGAGACCTCGAGCTGCGCGGGCTGAAACGTTCCTCCATCGCCCGCAAGCTCGCCGCCGTGCGCGCCTTCTTCGCCTTCCTCCAGCGCACGGACCGGGTGGAGGCCAGCCCGGCACGACTCGTCCGCACCCCCCGCCGGGACCGGACGCTGCCGGCCTTCCTGAGCGAAGAGGACGCCCGCGAGCTGCTCGACACCGCCGGCGCGGCGGCGCGGCGGGACGGATCCGCGGTGGCGCTTCGGCGCTGGGCGGTCCTCGAGTTGCTTTATTCGTGCGGACTGCGGCTGGCGGAGGTACACGGCCTCGACGTGACCGCGGTGGACCGCCACACCGGGCAGGTCCGCGCTCTCGGCAAGGGCGGGAAGGAGCGTGTGGTCCCTCTCGGCCGGCGCGCATCGGAAGCGCTCGGCGCCTACTTCGGGAAACGGGGGGAAAGCGCCTCCCGCGCCGCGTTCCTCTCCGTTCGCGGCACCCGCCTCTCGCGGCGGCAGATCCAACGCGACGTGACGGCCCAACTCGCGCGGGTCGCGGACGGCGACCGGCTGACCGCACATTCGCTGCGCCACTCCTTCGCGACCCACCTTCTCGACCGGGGGGCGGACCTCGTCTCGGTGAAGGAGATGCTGGGACACGCGAGCCTGAGCACCACCCGGATCTACACGCACACGTCCGTCGACCGCCTCAAGCGCGTACACTCCCGGGCCCACCCACGCGGAGGAGAGTGAGAGCATGATACGAGCCACGACGATCCTCTGCGTTCGGGTCGGAGG
The DNA window shown above is from Candidatus Palauibacter soopunensis and carries:
- the topA gene encoding type I DNA topoisomerase is translated as MNLVIVESPAKARTLESYLGAGFSVQASVGHVRDLPRSGLGVDVENGFEPEYVTIEGKEPVLRKLRAAAAKADSILLATDPDREGEAIAYHIVEALTARKRALRERFRRITFNEITRSAVLEALERPGEIDLPRIEAQQARRILDRLVGYRVSPLLWKKIKPGLSAGRVQSVAVRLLVERERERRAFRSGAWWRLRAHLAADGGAFTADLAALDGVAIATGRDFDERTGTLKSGRKVVLLDRERAEALRARLADATFTVVSLQEKRSKRSPYPPFTTATLQQEANRKLNLGARETMRIAQALYEAGRITYMRTDSVTLSEAAITAIRSRVATRYGKEYLSPAPRRYKTKSRSAQEAHEAIRPAGTDMQTADELGLTGRQKALYELIWRRAVATQMADARLRHLKVHVDAEEARFRAAGKVIEFPGFFRAYVEGSDDPDAALENQETVLPDMREGQTLANRKLESRKHETKPPPRFTDAALVKELEADGIGRPSTYAAIISTVVDRGYAVRQNKQLVPTFIAFAVTGLLEDHFPNLVDTGFTSEMEEALDEIARGNVDWRAYLGDFYSGGEGLEARLVEREAAIDPREASTVRLQDLTPRVRIGRYGPFLELEKNGDRLTASLPDDVAPADLSEEQAIDLLRKRAEGPDRLGEDPDSGETIYLMEGRFGPYVQRGQREDGKKPKRASLPKNVRPEDVSLATALKLLAMPAPLGSHPESGDPVKVGIGRYGPYVVHQSDYRSLTENDDPLEMTFERAMELLSAPKTRGRRASATPLREVGAHPDDGESIAIFKGRYGPYVKHGKTNASLPKGTEPDEVTLDVALDLLRKRKEREATRKAGGRRGGPRKKSSRK
- a CDS encoding tyrosine recombinase XerC, producing MTPTSAPAGARARARRAWVDDFLRYARAERRLSPGTVSAYRRDLGQFEAFVSAYEGTHDWGWADVHRVSIRSFMGDLELRGLKRSSIARKLAAVRAFFAFLQRTDRVEASPARLVRTPRRDRTLPAFLSEEDARELLDTAGAAARRDGSAVALRRWAVLELLYSCGLRLAEVHGLDVTAVDRHTGQVRALGKGGKERVVPLGRRASEALGAYFGKRGESASRAAFLSVRGTRLSRRQIQRDVTAQLARVADGDRLTAHSLRHSFATHLLDRGADLVSVKEMLGHASLSTTRIYTHTSVDRLKRVHSRAHPRGGE